One genomic window of Solanum dulcamara chromosome 12, daSolDulc1.2, whole genome shotgun sequence includes the following:
- the LOC129876198 gene encoding uncharacterized protein LOC129876198 isoform X1, with protein MGRRKERKLAAKSAAGRRVKLDLFAEPSGDLGGSSVQDEVGGEEDSKIHAELPNSPSSSGQEPENPLMLLGQYSDDEVDEESVEGLKRAASEDSSLDHEDKGKQAVDEENIVNGEIGSTVMEVEEKAIDNRSDLPSPADRPAEDSSKENNASVSVDLHEQLSVLDQTTAPATSDAQALGDASAGWKMVLHEESNQYYYWNTVTGETSWEVPQILGHAAEQMLEEKVTAETECMGSATSENLESSAKMDMDTRQTGVSYSDINEYRNPIDDNLHDTKGDNDEDQSDTINGSEQIDSQRNEISSPDGSLSSGQSDHVPTGHLNGSGEDFTKCRDADYVPEDETEADFSSDLVKHCERLLEQLETIKGSEFYVQHDRISKYALELEIRLADIRSLACNGLSLLPFWVHSERKLKLLDSEINQLCGLFLSGQLDDVEAGQESHRGIDHLHDTNGERPSYPATGDASEEGGATGVTVHEDLTPQTVLHPAEEVDMDVDMEVEDTEPSGSLIVCDALHALNHAPLDGPSMSGQQSKLGSSILEQTPRVPPPPDEDWIPPPPPDNEPFPPPPPDEPLDHTHALPSDTESVQPFPYNLAYPGSTFDYYGQTNSEVASSLYATSDGQIAVTHHPLYYQIPTTFSVAPVATNHVDPSAYYGHQNGALQPVSVVGGTESSGLSAVPVPENVAPDAISSLDVNKGSQSDLSAKSEADVPVNLENEKTSSDIPAAQSSLLATGTVSAMECVGVSSTSVSTGAVATASTVPSKVQTKVLRKKRTVGVVSTLRSNKKVSSLVDKWKAAKEELHAEEEERESALEKLEKKRQREIEEWRAQQIASGEAKDNANFQPLGGDWRERVKRKRAEKVREAEKQLSEENEQPDLDVISRGLPSGWQAYWDDSMKQVYYGNAATSETSWNRPTN; from the exons ATGGGAAGGAGAAAAGAGCGTAAACTTGCAGCTAAAAGTGCCGCGGGTCGGAGAGTTAAACTCGATCTCTTCGCGGAACCCTCTG GAGATTTAGGTGGCTCCTCTGTCCAAGATGAAGTTGGAGGGGAAGAAGACTCCAAGATTCATGCCGAGTTACCTAATTCACCATCGTCTTCAG GTCAAGAACCGGAGAATCCTCTTATGCTGCTTGGGCAATATAGTGACGATGAAGTGGATGAGGAATCGGTTGAAGGACTTAAGCGTGCTGCTTCAGAGGATTCTTCTCTTGATCATGAAGACAAG GGAAAGCAAGCTGTCGACGAGGAAAATATTGTGAATGGGGAAATTGGTTCTACTGTTATGGAAGTTGAAGAGAAAGCTATTGACAATCGCTCTGATCTACCAAGTCCGGCAGATAGACCTGCAGAAGATAGTTCTAAAGAAAACAATGCTTCTGTCTCAGTTGATTTACATGAACAGTTGAGTGTGTTGGATCAGACTACTGCTCCTGCAACTTCGGATGCACAGGCTCTAGGGGATGCAAGTGCAGGGTGGAAGATGGTGTTGCACGAAGAGAGTAATCAGTACTATTATTGGAACACAGTAACAGGAGAGACTTCATGGGAAGTGCCTCAGATATTGGGTCATGCAGCTGAACAGATGTTAGAAGAGAAAGTTACTGCTGAAACTGAATGCATGGGCAGCGCCACCTCGGAGAACTTAGAATCCTCTGCAAAAATGGATATGGACACTAGACAGACTGGCGTCAGCTATAGTGACATCAATGAGTACAGGAATCCAATAGATGACAATTTACATGATACAAAAGGAGACAATGATGAGGACCAGAGTGACACAATTAATGGCTCTGAACAAATTGATTCACAGCGCAATGAAATATCTTCTCCTGATGGATCTCTTTCTTCAGGGCAATCAGATCATGTTCCTACAGGTCATTTGAACGGTTCAGGTGAAGATTTTACAAAATGTAGGGATGCAGATTATGTTCCAGAAGATGAAACTGAGGCAGACTTTTCCTCCGACCTGGTAAAACATTGTGAACGTTTGCTAGAGCAATTGGAGACCATAAAAGG GTCTGAATTTTACGTACAGCATGATCGAATTTCAAAATATGCATTGGAACTTGAGATAAGGCTAGCTGATATAAGGTCCTTAGCCTGTAATGGGCTTTCATTACTTCCCTTCTGGGTGCACTCCGAGAGGAAGCTAAAACTGCTAGATTCAGAAATAAATCAACTTTGTGGGCTATTCTTATCTGGACAACTAGATGATGTTGAGGCTGGTCAGGAGTCCCACAGAGGCATTGATCATCTACACGATACAAATGGAGAGAGGCCAAGTTATCCTGCCACTGG TGATGCAAGTGAGGAAGGTGGAGCCACTGGGGTCACCGTACATGAAGACTTAACACCTCAAACAGTGCTTCATCCGGCTGAAGAAGTAGACATGGATGTGGATATGGAAGTTGAAGATACAGAACCTTCAGGCAGCTTAATTGTGTGCGATGCATTGCATGCCCTCAATCATGCCCCACTGGACGGACCAAGTATGTCAGGGCAACAGTCAAAATTGGGGTCCTCAATCCTGGAACAAACACCTAGGGTTCCTCCTCCACCCGATGAAGACTGGATTCCTCCACCACCTCCTGATAATGAACCCTTCCCGCCACCACCACCTGATGAACCTCTAGATCACACACATGCTCTTCCTTCAGATACGGAATCAGTTCAACCTTTTCCTTACAACTTAGCTTACCCAGGTTCAACATTTGATTACTATGGGCAAACTAATTCTGAAGTTGCTAGTAGCTTATATGCAACTTCTGACGGGCAGATAGCTGTTACTCATCACCCTTTATATTATCAAATCCCAACTACATTTAGTGTGGCTCCTGTGGCGACCAACCATGTCGACCCCAGTGCATACTATGGTCATCAGAATGGAGCACTGCAGCCTGTCTCTGTTGTCGGTGGTACAGAGTCTTCCGGCCTTTCAGCTGTACCAGTTCCTGAAAATGTTGCTCCTGATGCAATTTCATCCTTAGATGTCAACAAGGGGTCACAATCTGATTTATCAGCAAAATCTGAGGCCGATGTACCTGTTAATTTGGAGAATGAAAAGACATCTTCTGATATTCCTGCCGCACAATCGTCTTTGCTAGCTACAGGAACCGTATCAGCAATGGAGTGTGTTGGAGTGTCTTCAACATCTGTTTCCACTGGCGCTGTTGCTACTGCTTCAACTGTTCCCTCAAAAGTTCAAACAAAAG TTTTGCGTAAAAAGCGGACTGTGGGTGTGGTGTCTACATTAAGGTCTAATAAGAAAGTCTCTAGCTTGGTTGACAAG TGGAAAGCTGCCAAAGAGGAGCTGCATGCAGAGGAGGAAGAACGTGAAAGTGCTCTTGAGAAGTTGGAGAAGAAACGACAACGAGAAATAGAG GAATGGCGTGCTCAGCAAATTGCAAGTGGGGAGGCCAAAGATAATGCTAATTTTCAGCCACTTGGCGGCGATTG GCGAGAGCGTGTGAAACGAAAAAGAGCAGAAAAGGTGAGAGAGGCTGAAAAGCAACTATCTGAAGAAAATGAACAGCCTGATCTAGATGTTATTTCAAGAGGTCTTCCATCTGGATGGCAG GCTTATTGGGATGACTCCATGAAGCAGGTCTATTATGGAAATGCTGCAACATCAGAGACATCCTGGAATAGACCGACTAACTGA
- the LOC129876198 gene encoding uncharacterized protein LOC129876198 isoform X2 gives MLLGQYSDDEVDEESVEGLKRAASEDSSLDHEDKGKQAVDEENIVNGEIGSTVMEVEEKAIDNRSDLPSPADRPAEDSSKENNASVSVDLHEQLSVLDQTTAPATSDAQALGDASAGWKMVLHEESNQYYYWNTVTGETSWEVPQILGHAAEQMLEEKVTAETECMGSATSENLESSAKMDMDTRQTGVSYSDINEYRNPIDDNLHDTKGDNDEDQSDTINGSEQIDSQRNEISSPDGSLSSGQSDHVPTGHLNGSGEDFTKCRDADYVPEDETEADFSSDLVKHCERLLEQLETIKGSEFYVQHDRISKYALELEIRLADIRSLACNGLSLLPFWVHSERKLKLLDSEINQLCGLFLSGQLDDVEAGQESHRGIDHLHDTNGERPSYPATGDASEEGGATGVTVHEDLTPQTVLHPAEEVDMDVDMEVEDTEPSGSLIVCDALHALNHAPLDGPSMSGQQSKLGSSILEQTPRVPPPPDEDWIPPPPPDNEPFPPPPPDEPLDHTHALPSDTESVQPFPYNLAYPGSTFDYYGQTNSEVASSLYATSDGQIAVTHHPLYYQIPTTFSVAPVATNHVDPSAYYGHQNGALQPVSVVGGTESSGLSAVPVPENVAPDAISSLDVNKGSQSDLSAKSEADVPVNLENEKTSSDIPAAQSSLLATGTVSAMECVGVSSTSVSTGAVATASTVPSKVQTKVLRKKRTVGVVSTLRSNKKVSSLVDKWKAAKEELHAEEEERESALEKLEKKRQREIEEWRAQQIASGEAKDNANFQPLGGDWRERVKRKRAEKVREAEKQLSEENEQPDLDVISRGLPSGWQAYWDDSMKQVYYGNAATSETSWNRPTN, from the exons ATGCTGCTTGGGCAATATAGTGACGATGAAGTGGATGAGGAATCGGTTGAAGGACTTAAGCGTGCTGCTTCAGAGGATTCTTCTCTTGATCATGAAGACAAG GGAAAGCAAGCTGTCGACGAGGAAAATATTGTGAATGGGGAAATTGGTTCTACTGTTATGGAAGTTGAAGAGAAAGCTATTGACAATCGCTCTGATCTACCAAGTCCGGCAGATAGACCTGCAGAAGATAGTTCTAAAGAAAACAATGCTTCTGTCTCAGTTGATTTACATGAACAGTTGAGTGTGTTGGATCAGACTACTGCTCCTGCAACTTCGGATGCACAGGCTCTAGGGGATGCAAGTGCAGGGTGGAAGATGGTGTTGCACGAAGAGAGTAATCAGTACTATTATTGGAACACAGTAACAGGAGAGACTTCATGGGAAGTGCCTCAGATATTGGGTCATGCAGCTGAACAGATGTTAGAAGAGAAAGTTACTGCTGAAACTGAATGCATGGGCAGCGCCACCTCGGAGAACTTAGAATCCTCTGCAAAAATGGATATGGACACTAGACAGACTGGCGTCAGCTATAGTGACATCAATGAGTACAGGAATCCAATAGATGACAATTTACATGATACAAAAGGAGACAATGATGAGGACCAGAGTGACACAATTAATGGCTCTGAACAAATTGATTCACAGCGCAATGAAATATCTTCTCCTGATGGATCTCTTTCTTCAGGGCAATCAGATCATGTTCCTACAGGTCATTTGAACGGTTCAGGTGAAGATTTTACAAAATGTAGGGATGCAGATTATGTTCCAGAAGATGAAACTGAGGCAGACTTTTCCTCCGACCTGGTAAAACATTGTGAACGTTTGCTAGAGCAATTGGAGACCATAAAAGG GTCTGAATTTTACGTACAGCATGATCGAATTTCAAAATATGCATTGGAACTTGAGATAAGGCTAGCTGATATAAGGTCCTTAGCCTGTAATGGGCTTTCATTACTTCCCTTCTGGGTGCACTCCGAGAGGAAGCTAAAACTGCTAGATTCAGAAATAAATCAACTTTGTGGGCTATTCTTATCTGGACAACTAGATGATGTTGAGGCTGGTCAGGAGTCCCACAGAGGCATTGATCATCTACACGATACAAATGGAGAGAGGCCAAGTTATCCTGCCACTGG TGATGCAAGTGAGGAAGGTGGAGCCACTGGGGTCACCGTACATGAAGACTTAACACCTCAAACAGTGCTTCATCCGGCTGAAGAAGTAGACATGGATGTGGATATGGAAGTTGAAGATACAGAACCTTCAGGCAGCTTAATTGTGTGCGATGCATTGCATGCCCTCAATCATGCCCCACTGGACGGACCAAGTATGTCAGGGCAACAGTCAAAATTGGGGTCCTCAATCCTGGAACAAACACCTAGGGTTCCTCCTCCACCCGATGAAGACTGGATTCCTCCACCACCTCCTGATAATGAACCCTTCCCGCCACCACCACCTGATGAACCTCTAGATCACACACATGCTCTTCCTTCAGATACGGAATCAGTTCAACCTTTTCCTTACAACTTAGCTTACCCAGGTTCAACATTTGATTACTATGGGCAAACTAATTCTGAAGTTGCTAGTAGCTTATATGCAACTTCTGACGGGCAGATAGCTGTTACTCATCACCCTTTATATTATCAAATCCCAACTACATTTAGTGTGGCTCCTGTGGCGACCAACCATGTCGACCCCAGTGCATACTATGGTCATCAGAATGGAGCACTGCAGCCTGTCTCTGTTGTCGGTGGTACAGAGTCTTCCGGCCTTTCAGCTGTACCAGTTCCTGAAAATGTTGCTCCTGATGCAATTTCATCCTTAGATGTCAACAAGGGGTCACAATCTGATTTATCAGCAAAATCTGAGGCCGATGTACCTGTTAATTTGGAGAATGAAAAGACATCTTCTGATATTCCTGCCGCACAATCGTCTTTGCTAGCTACAGGAACCGTATCAGCAATGGAGTGTGTTGGAGTGTCTTCAACATCTGTTTCCACTGGCGCTGTTGCTACTGCTTCAACTGTTCCCTCAAAAGTTCAAACAAAAG TTTTGCGTAAAAAGCGGACTGTGGGTGTGGTGTCTACATTAAGGTCTAATAAGAAAGTCTCTAGCTTGGTTGACAAG TGGAAAGCTGCCAAAGAGGAGCTGCATGCAGAGGAGGAAGAACGTGAAAGTGCTCTTGAGAAGTTGGAGAAGAAACGACAACGAGAAATAGAG GAATGGCGTGCTCAGCAAATTGCAAGTGGGGAGGCCAAAGATAATGCTAATTTTCAGCCACTTGGCGGCGATTG GCGAGAGCGTGTGAAACGAAAAAGAGCAGAAAAGGTGAGAGAGGCTGAAAAGCAACTATCTGAAGAAAATGAACAGCCTGATCTAGATGTTATTTCAAGAGGTCTTCCATCTGGATGGCAG GCTTATTGGGATGACTCCATGAAGCAGGTCTATTATGGAAATGCTGCAACATCAGAGACATCCTGGAATAGACCGACTAACTGA
- the LOC129876090 gene encoding uncharacterized protein LOC129876090 yields the protein MMLKLKLFIFSQSVPLRLAGSPVAVKSFGSVPVNSRKQSPHQSLPIVPTRRRLIHRSFSVSMESSGVNKTSPSPSVVKLKPIEATPETFKEFGQVIESSSDGEEFGPRDAQLDLSNGIPRFYIMHLKDRSLRFSIITHHANVTQCLGSIGGNVWYLGVAKPSTVDPSAGADTFVKSNCGHFYVPPAVDEVQAFRISGPKFIKLNHGTWHAGPLFTDDKMDFYNLELHNTNVVDRTTHDFIKKNGVVFVLDD from the exons ATGATGCTAAAATTGAAGCTATTCATTTTTTCCCAATCTGTTCCTCTCCGACTTGCCGGATCTCCGGTCGCCGTTAAAAGTTTCGGCTCCGTTCCAGTGAATTCACGCAAACAATCTCCTCATCAATCACTTCCCATAGTACCTACTCGCCGTCGCTTAATCCACCGTTCCTTTTCTGTATCAATGGAATCTTCCGGCGTTAACAAGACGTCGCCGTCGCCGTCAGTCGTGAAACTGAAGCCCATAGAAGCAACTCCAGAAACTTTTAAAGAGTTTGGTCAG gTAATTGAGTCGTCTTCAGATGGGGAAGAATTTGGTCCTCGTGATGCTCAGCTTGATTTGAGCAATGGAATTCCTAGGTTTTACATTATGCATCTTAAAGATCGATCCCTCAGATTTTCTATAATAACACATCATGCCAATGTAACCCAATGTCTTGGATCTATTGGAGGCAATGTTTGGTATCTTGGAGTTGCTAAACCATCTACTGTGGATCCATCAGCAGGGGCGGACACCTTCGTCAAG TCAAATTGTGGGCATTTTTATGTGCCACCTGCTGTTGATGAAGTGCAGGCTTTCAGAATTTCAGGTCCAAAGTTTATAAAACTGAATCATGGTACATGGCATGCTGGACCATTATTTACAGATGATAAGATGGATTTCTACAATCTGGAGCTGCATAATACTAATGTGGTTGATCGCACAACACATGACTTCATCAAGAAGAATGGTGTGGTTTTCGTACTGGATGATTAG
- the LOC129876089 gene encoding farnesyl pyrophosphate synthase-like isoform X1, whose translation MYLQQKGRLLLINCKCSLPFFNQIHSYLFPINSKEEHCITNTQKFSSFSEINEHNHSFSGNMSDLKSKFLGVYKELKSELLKDSDFEFTDDSRQWVEQMLDYNVLGGKLNRGLSVIDSYSLLKEGKELTSEEISQTSFLGWCIEWLQAYFLVLDDIMDGSQTRRGQPCWFRKPKVGMIAVNDGLLLRNHIPRILKNHFKGKPYYVDLLELFNEVEFQTASGQMIDLITTHAGEKDLSKYSLSLHRRIVQFKTAYYSFYLPVACALLVAGENLDDHVNIKDILIKMGIYFQVQDDYLDCFADPEVLGKNGTDIQDFKCSWLVVKALEHCNEEQKKLLHENYGKDDLACVANVKALYNDLKLEDVYLEYEKNKYKELINLIEDQPSKAVQAVLKSFLSKIYKRQK comes from the exons ATGTACTTGCAACAAAAAGGGAGATTGCTCCTCATAAATTGCAAGTGCTCTTTGCCCTTTTTCAACCAAATACATAGCTATTTGTTTCCTATAAATTCAAAAGAAGAACACTGTATCACAAATACCCAAAAGTTCTCTTCTTTCTCTGAAATTAACGAACACAACCATTCTTTCAGTGGAAACATGAGCGATTTGAAATCCAAGTTCTTGGGGGTTTACAAAGAACTGAAATCTGAGCTTCTTAAAGATTCAGATTTCGAGTTTACTGATGATAGTCGTCAATGGGTCGAACAG ATGTTAGACTACAATGTACTTGGAG GAAAGCTGAACCGCGGGCTCTCTGTTATTGATAGCTACAGTTTGTTGAAAGAGGGGAAAGAACTAACCAGTGAGGAGATCTCTCAAACATCTTTCCTTGGCTGGTGCATTGAATGG CTTCAAGCATATTTCCTTGTTCTTGATGATATAATGGATGGCTCCCAAACACGCCGAGGCCAACCATGCTGGTTCAGAAAACCCAAG GTTGGCATGATTGCTGTTAATGATGGCCTACTTCTTCGCAACCACATCCCAAGAATACTGAAGAACCACTTTAAAGGAAAGCCTTATTATGTTGATCTTCTTGAATTGTTTAATGAG GTGGAATTCCAGACTGCCTCTGGACAAATGATTGATTTGATTACCACACATGCTGGAGAGAAAGATTTATCAAAATACTCATTGTCTCT TCATCGACGGATTGTCCAGTTTAAAACTGCTTATTATTCATTTTATCTCCCA GTGGCATGTGCACTTCTTGTGGCAGGAGAGAATCTTGACGATCATGTTAATATCAAGGACATACTCATCAAAATGGGAATATATTTCCAAGTTCAG GATGATTACCTGGACTGCTTTGCTGATCCAGAGGTGTTGGGTAAG AATGGCACGGATATTCAAGATTTCAAGTGCTCTTGGTTGGTAGTGAAAGCCCTAGAACACTGCAACGAGGAGCAAAAGAAGTTATTACAT GAGAACTATGGAAAAGATGACCTTGCTTGTGTTGCTAATGTTAAGGCGCTTTACAATGATCTCAAACTTGAG GATGTGTACCTGGAATATGAGAAGAATAAATATAAAGAGCTGATCAACTTAATTGAAGATCAACCAAGCAAAGCAGTGCAAGCAGTTCTCAAGTCATTCTTGTCAAAGATATATAAGAGGCAGAAGTAG
- the LOC129876089 gene encoding farnesyl pyrophosphate synthase-like isoform X2 codes for MGRTGKLNRGLSVIDSYSLLKEGKELTSEEISQTSFLGWCIEWLQAYFLVLDDIMDGSQTRRGQPCWFRKPKVGMIAVNDGLLLRNHIPRILKNHFKGKPYYVDLLELFNEVEFQTASGQMIDLITTHAGEKDLSKYSLSLHRRIVQFKTAYYSFYLPVACALLVAGENLDDHVNIKDILIKMGIYFQVQDDYLDCFADPEVLGKNGTDIQDFKCSWLVVKALEHCNEEQKKLLHENYGKDDLACVANVKALYNDLKLEDVYLEYEKNKYKELINLIEDQPSKAVQAVLKSFLSKIYKRQK; via the exons ATGGGTCGAACAG GAAAGCTGAACCGCGGGCTCTCTGTTATTGATAGCTACAGTTTGTTGAAAGAGGGGAAAGAACTAACCAGTGAGGAGATCTCTCAAACATCTTTCCTTGGCTGGTGCATTGAATGG CTTCAAGCATATTTCCTTGTTCTTGATGATATAATGGATGGCTCCCAAACACGCCGAGGCCAACCATGCTGGTTCAGAAAACCCAAG GTTGGCATGATTGCTGTTAATGATGGCCTACTTCTTCGCAACCACATCCCAAGAATACTGAAGAACCACTTTAAAGGAAAGCCTTATTATGTTGATCTTCTTGAATTGTTTAATGAG GTGGAATTCCAGACTGCCTCTGGACAAATGATTGATTTGATTACCACACATGCTGGAGAGAAAGATTTATCAAAATACTCATTGTCTCT TCATCGACGGATTGTCCAGTTTAAAACTGCTTATTATTCATTTTATCTCCCA GTGGCATGTGCACTTCTTGTGGCAGGAGAGAATCTTGACGATCATGTTAATATCAAGGACATACTCATCAAAATGGGAATATATTTCCAAGTTCAG GATGATTACCTGGACTGCTTTGCTGATCCAGAGGTGTTGGGTAAG AATGGCACGGATATTCAAGATTTCAAGTGCTCTTGGTTGGTAGTGAAAGCCCTAGAACACTGCAACGAGGAGCAAAAGAAGTTATTACAT GAGAACTATGGAAAAGATGACCTTGCTTGTGTTGCTAATGTTAAGGCGCTTTACAATGATCTCAAACTTGAG GATGTGTACCTGGAATATGAGAAGAATAAATATAAAGAGCTGATCAACTTAATTGAAGATCAACCAAGCAAAGCAGTGCAAGCAGTTCTCAAGTCATTCTTGTCAAAGATATATAAGAGGCAGAAGTAG
- the LOC129876089 gene encoding farnesyl pyrophosphate synthase-like isoform X3 encodes MDGSQTRRGQPCWFRKPKVGMIAVNDGLLLRNHIPRILKNHFKGKPYYVDLLELFNEVEFQTASGQMIDLITTHAGEKDLSKYSLSLHRRIVQFKTAYYSFYLPVACALLVAGENLDDHVNIKDILIKMGIYFQVQDDYLDCFADPEVLGKNGTDIQDFKCSWLVVKALEHCNEEQKKLLHENYGKDDLACVANVKALYNDLKLEDVYLEYEKNKYKELINLIEDQPSKAVQAVLKSFLSKIYKRQK; translated from the exons ATGGATGGCTCCCAAACACGCCGAGGCCAACCATGCTGGTTCAGAAAACCCAAG GTTGGCATGATTGCTGTTAATGATGGCCTACTTCTTCGCAACCACATCCCAAGAATACTGAAGAACCACTTTAAAGGAAAGCCTTATTATGTTGATCTTCTTGAATTGTTTAATGAG GTGGAATTCCAGACTGCCTCTGGACAAATGATTGATTTGATTACCACACATGCTGGAGAGAAAGATTTATCAAAATACTCATTGTCTCT TCATCGACGGATTGTCCAGTTTAAAACTGCTTATTATTCATTTTATCTCCCA GTGGCATGTGCACTTCTTGTGGCAGGAGAGAATCTTGACGATCATGTTAATATCAAGGACATACTCATCAAAATGGGAATATATTTCCAAGTTCAG GATGATTACCTGGACTGCTTTGCTGATCCAGAGGTGTTGGGTAAG AATGGCACGGATATTCAAGATTTCAAGTGCTCTTGGTTGGTAGTGAAAGCCCTAGAACACTGCAACGAGGAGCAAAAGAAGTTATTACAT GAGAACTATGGAAAAGATGACCTTGCTTGTGTTGCTAATGTTAAGGCGCTTTACAATGATCTCAAACTTGAG GATGTGTACCTGGAATATGAGAAGAATAAATATAAAGAGCTGATCAACTTAATTGAAGATCAACCAAGCAAAGCAGTGCAAGCAGTTCTCAAGTCATTCTTGTCAAAGATATATAAGAGGCAGAAGTAG
- the LOC129877535 gene encoding uncharacterized protein LOC129877535 gives MTTAARPTWAPAKGGNEQGGTRIFGPSQKYSSRDIAAHTTLKPRKEGQDTQDELQKRNLRDELEDRERRHFSKDKGYNDDRDRRKGGQLFLEGSKREIEDRIVPRSADADDADVDVKSGDESDDDDDDDDEDDTEALLAELEQIKKEKAEEKLRKERQEQEEELKAKEAELLRGNPLLNSQPTTFSVKRRWDDDVVFKNQARGEMKAAKRFINDTIRNDFHRKFLHKYMK, from the exons ATGACGACAGCAGCTAGACCTACGTGGGCACCTGCTAAAGGTGGAAACGAACAAGGAGGAACTCGGATATTTGGTCCATCTCAAAAGTACTCTTCAAGAGACATTGCAGCTCACACAACGTTAAAGCCCAG AAAGGAAGGACAAGACACCCAGGATGAGTTGCAGAAGAGGAATCTCCGGGATGAGTTGGAAGACCGTGAACGGAGGCATTTCTCTAAAGATAAGGGTTATAATG ATGACAGAGATCGTAGGAAAGGTGGTCAACTCTTTTTGGAAG ggtctaaacgAGAGATTGAAGATCGTATTGTTCCACGGAGTGCTGATGCTGATGATGCTGATGTGGATGTTAAGAGTGGTGATGAGAG TGATGACGATGATGACGACGACGATGAAGATGATACAGAAGCTCTTTTGGCAGAACTTGAAcagataaagaaagaaaaagcaGAGGAGAAACTTCGGAAA GAAAGGCAAGAGCAAGAAGAAGAGCTTAAAGCAAAGGAGGCTGAATTATTGAGAGGAAACCCTCTGTTAAACAGCCAGCCAACAACTTTCAGCGTGAAGCGAAG GTGGGATGATGATGTGGTTTTCAAGAACCAAGCTCGCGGTGAAATGAAGGCAGCTAAGCGCTTCATCAATGACACTATCCGGAATGACTTTCACAGGAAATTTCTTCATAAATACATGAAGTGA